TGGATGGCTTCCAAACATGAGAATGAGGAGCAGCGACTGGAACTGAGATcctttttgaaatatttttggtcgtaatttatttctttttgctttcacAGAAAACACTTTTTCATTAGTTACACTTATAGATGAATAATGTATTTCTCCTTCCCTCTCCATCCATGCTTGGTGTGCTGGTAAATTTGTTATTGCTGCTTACAtgcttttattaaattctgGCCCGAATGCTTTTGGAACGTCTCGCGAAATTGCTAAAACTTTTAATCAGTGATGTCAATGATGCTATTTTACTTGATGAGAGCCGGGTGGAAGAAGTGCCATCTTTTATCTCTTATGCTGCTCGATATCATAATATACTTTTTCCTTATTTAATATCAACAGGCCACCCTACTCttatttatgcaatttataATCATGTTACGTCAACTTTTGACTAAGATTTATCCAGTCTATAATCTAAATACTAGGTGCAAATTACGTCTCAGGTATTCATAAGGAAAGCATTTGTAACCATAAACTTTAAACATACTTATCATAGCAAAAGTCGAAAAGTTTTTTCATCAAATAGCAAAAAGTAAGCCAAAATATCTGAGATGCAGCACCAGCAATTACATTACTGATATACAACTTTATTGCGTTAAACCCCTCGGCATCCAAAACTGAGTCTATAAAACCCCTAAAAGATTTGATTGTCAATTAATATAAAGACAAAATTTAGTAGGGTGATGTATAACTggaaaattcaaaatcaaacaaCTACAATAACTCCCCAGATCATCACATGCAGCTCTAAGCAACGCTACAAGGCAATCTTTAATTCACTAATGTTCGCCGATCAACTCAATGCCccaaaagggaaaaaaagacaaaaaaagagATACATGAACCACCTTCCAGTtgtataaatatgaatttggCTTCATCAAAGGTGCCAAGCAATGCAACAGTAGAGGACAAAACAAACATAACTTCATCGTATATTTGCCCTATGCATGCTGGTAATGATGCAGCTTGTACAACAACACTTTCCCAGCAGCATTTCCTACTGCCATGAATCCTCCACCAGGACTGAAATCCAAACAACGGGGAAAATGCAAGGTCGTGTTCCCAGGAGGCCAGTTAGAGAACACAGTATATGACGGGAGATGGATCAACTTTAAACTGTTCTTCTTCATGTGCGAACAAATAGCTAGTATTTGAGCATCGTTactaaatttcataaaatccACCTTAGTGGTCAAATTATCTATTGTCTTGATTGGTTTTCTGTTCCCACCTAAAAAAAGCTCGTTGTTGTAGACATTCACTATCCCACCGTCCGAACCAGCAGCAAACAAGCTCCCATTTGGGGAAGCGGAAAGCGCTGTGCCATTTATACAGCCTTCATCAACAGCCTTATGAATGCACGTCCTTGTCCTCAAATCCCAGTGGTAGACTTGTCCATCGCCTCCGTGGCTCAGTAATTGCTGTCCATTACCAGAAAAAGCCAAAGCACGAGCAGTCCCATTCATCTTTAGAGTTCCAATGAGTTCCTTTGTTTTGGATGACACCAACAAGATATAACCTTCATTCCCCACGAAGGCAATTGTACTAGAATCTGGTGACACCTCAAAAAATTCCAAGCTCTTCTCCTCCCTGCCAACCAGGGGGCCAATTTTATCAACTTTAGCATTCACCAAATCAAAGCTGTAAAAGAACTTTCTTCTTCCTGCTATAATCACCTGTGAACCATCAGGCAAGAAAGATGCCTTGCGAATGGGGCAATCATCAATGAAGATGCTTTGTATTTTTGTGTTCCGCTTCCCATCAATCTGAAAAAACCTGAGTCTCCGATCCAATCCAGCAGCAAGTAGCAACTGTGCATTCCGATGGAACTGAACTGAATTTATTGGACCATTTGATGCTTCCTGAGCATTTGCATCTACAAGTCTCGAGTACTCGAGGATCCCAGGCAACAATTTTTTCCTGCTCTTCACTACAAGATCTTCATTAGTTCGAAAAACATCATCAAAAGTTTCAGCAACTTCATAACCACGTGCAGTCACAATGCCATTTTCTTCATCTGAAGATTCATCGTCATATGAACCATTATTTCTTGACTGTAAATCCAGCCGGGCCCATTCAGTGCCTGGATTTAGCTTAGCATGATGAGCCCTTAATCTAGCAACATATTCCCGACCTGAAATCAAGTTCTCACTGTCCTCCTTCCTCAGTTTTCTTAGTCTATTAGTGTGAGCAATATCAATTGTAGTCTTTGCCTCTTCCTCATCAACCCAGACAGGCTTTCGCTGTCTGGGTTCCTCGTCAACGTCACTTTTCTCAAGGACTTCAGATTCCTCTTTATAAACACACAGTTCAGTACTAGCTGAACGATCCACAAAGAACAAAGCAGAACCATTTTCAACCTCATCATGGGCCTTCTCCTCCTCATCATTTCCAAATTCAATAGGGGAGTATAGGGATCCAAATAAAAAGTTCTCCAGCCTTTTCATTTCCTTTCCTTCATCAACTTCCAACTGCTCTTCCTTTTCTCTCCTTCTCTTTTTTGCCCTCGACATAGCCAGTTCAGAGTCTCTTCCATCCTCATTATTCTCTTCATTCCCTTCCATAAATGCAGGTCCATCCGTCTCCTCTTTTTTAGTCTTGACTCTGTTTTTAGAGCCCACATTTTGAGAAATCAAACTCATCGCTTTCTCACTGCCTGCAAATTGAAACCCAATTCAGAGGAACTTCTATAAAACTTGTAACAAGCTAAATATCCCTTATTTTGGAGATAGTATAAACAAACTAAAGCATAATCTATTCCAAGACCTACTCCACCAATGTAGGATAAAATGAAAGATTAAAAGAGTTGCAGAACTCCAGCATTTACAAATACATAAAATCTATCCAGTGCCCAGAAAAACAGCTCAAATGAATAATGAAGCACACAACACACGCTCAAGAAAATTTAAGCCTAATTAGCTACCTTGATGCTGTTAATGAGTATAGATAATTAGAAATGCAAGTATAAACATCAATTAACAATCTAGTTACCGTATCCCATCAAAATGAATACACCTTTCTCAAACCCCTAACCTCTTATCTAACCAATTTATACCATAAAGAAAAAGCGCTTTTCAGACAAACAAAACCCAACAAACCACTCGGTTTCTGAAGAACTTTCTGTATTAGGAGAACGACGCCGGTTGGATTTCACAAGACGAACGATAATAAGTAACGGCTGGGGAGTtcctcaaaagaaaaataaaacaaaacaaaaaggtAACGGCTGAGGAGAGGGGAGAGGGGATGAAAGGGGTTAGGGTTTTAGCCTTCTCTTTCACAATTCTCACCAACTCAATTCTGCAACTTCTGGGCCTAATCATTATGAATTTGGGCCTACAACCCGCTAACATTCGGTGTTcacttataaataaatttggttttcattttttttttcaataattaatcaatttcttaaggaaaataacatttcaattaattacttatctataatatatataagattttaatttaattaagggtttttttttccatAAAGGGACAGGCAACAACCTAGAAAAACACATTAAACATAACATAAATGAGGGAAAGAGACACCCCTCAAATTTTACAGAAGCGACTCCTGTCAAGCGGGAGGGGTTATCGACACAATTGAGCACCCATGGGCAACTTCAAAGCTTTCGTTAGTCAGGTATTCTGCACGAGAATTGCTTTTTCTGTAAATGTGCTTGCCACACACCATCGGATTATGACTCAAAAAATCCTTAACCTCTTACAAAAGAGAGCAAAAATTACCGGGGACCATAGCCTTATTGGTAAGCATATCAAACAACCAAGTTTCACCTGGAGCTCAACCTGTCTAACATTGCAATCCCATGCCAACTTTAGACCATAATACACCCTCTATAACTCGGCCATAAGAACTCTGAAACTACCCAAGTTTGCCATAAACCAGTTATCAACCGACCATCATGAGATTGAAGAACACCACTAGAGGCGGCACGACCAAAACTTTGCCTCAAGGCTCCGTTTGTATTAACCCATCCAACATCAAGAGGATTTCTACCAATAAACACGTCCTTATAAGTCCTCTCGACTTTCTTGGACAAACACGTAGCATTACTAGCTTCCAGAAAGTAAAGAGCTTTAGCAATAATAGAAACAACTGAGTTAGGAGGATGCGAGAAATTCTCatcgaaaatattaaaattatgatttttcaaaatcatCCAGCAATAAATAGCAAACAGGGTCGACCAATCCACCGAAAAAACAATTATTGATTAAGGGTTTCAAATTGATCAAAGATGCAATTagatcaattatttattaattctaattgaattagaaatgtattaaattatattaaatacatatttgaATTATAACAAGATTATATTGGAATTAGATTGATTAGTGAATAGTTATTCTGGTTTATCACTACAATAAAGATAtcttaattttacttatttatattattactctACAAGTTAATccaacatataaataaaaatttaaatcaaatgacTGTGCTATAATTCAAGAGTTAAAAGTGTCTATCTCGTATGTTAATattgaatagttttttttttttgaataatattttaatataaaatagcggaggattttattattttctaaatattgatcgttgattcttaaattttataaatttcaaacaTACGAAGAGTTCACAAATAAGTTTatggaaaataagaaaatgcaaagaagaaaaaggaaatgacAGAAATCCTCAAACGTAAAcgaaatatataaagaaaataaataaatgctGATGCCACTTTTAAGGTAATATCCCCTTATCGTAAAAACATTAAGCATCCGCTTCAAAGGGGAAAATAATTATTCCAATGCTATCTacaaattatttgagaaacaTTAAAAAGctgattttaatttctaaaagccaattttattttcaaaattaatagaacagttaaagaattaattgaaacagttatttttaaaaataaaaatactatgacATTTTATTAAACGagtcttttaataatatgagatcaaatttatataataaatgagCCTTTTAATAGTACGAAATCAATCGGATTATCTATTCTTGAACatcaatattctttttaaaaaaaagaagtttgatgaaaaataaaagaggacTTGGCCCCAAGTATTAGCCCCCAAATGAAATCTCATAACTCCAAAAACTAGCTGGCCAACTggcaaataaacaaattacGCCTTTCATGTTTACATCATTTCTGTCCAGTccagtaaatatatattacattttctttagaaaGCCTAGATCTTAACTCTTCtctacatttataaataatagcGTCAAGTAATTAACTAATCAACCCATTTTGCCTGAcgaatgataaaagaaattctcaGCATTCAGAAGAAGAAAGGCCTAATTTCTTGAGATGATGGTGCATATCAGAAGGATGATCGTCAAGTTTAGGGCGTTCAGGTTGAACCCACCTGCCATCATTATTCATGATCATGCCTTTGTTCTCATCTTGCCTCCAAAATGGTGGAACCAAGTAATGATCTTTCAAGAAATCTGATGCCTTGTTTACCAATGCAGGGTCCCTTCCACTTGCCAGTACAAATCTTTGCCCTTTTCCATGGTATCTGTACAAATCAATAACAAAATCATATATACATGAGTAAAATACACTCAACTCTTTCTTGGGtaccatttttttcttttttgtttttctttcttttcttttggcttGCTTTGCTGTATTCACCCATCTCAAGAAtgttaaataattcaatttggaataaaaaaaatgttctCAAGTGATTAGACTATAATATCCTTTACTTTTCAGAAATTGTAAATTTCCTCGATGGTCAGAGACGAGTTGGGTTGGACTTTGGAACTTGGATCTTGGACTGGTCATCTATTAGGTAAATGGTCTTTATTGTTCCAACAAGGTGTGAAACCATATAAGATGGCtttgagaaagaaagtaaTTTATGCAATTTACATTTCCAATTCAACAGACACAAAGCAGAACGATGctaattatttgatttcaCCCTGaatagtgttttttttttcccacTCTAAATTCAAGTCCTCTTATCTGAAACTAGAAAAAGTAGTACTTCCTAAGagttatctttttcttttccctttcctCCAAGTTGCCTGCGATTATGATCTCACCTCACCATTAGAAAGACACTGGTTGTCACATTCCTAACTACCACTAATTGGATTGGGCACAAGCAATAGATGGATACTGGGGAAATCTGatcttttcatattcatataatatacaGTTTCTCCTTTCTTGGAAATGGCTTTCCAGCCTTAATACAAAAAGATCTCCATGCTTATAGTAATAAAAGAGACCCAGTGGGTCCTATATAACATGATGTAAGCCTGCTGAGATTATGCAGTTGTAGTATTCAACTAGAACTATATATAGATCTCAAGATAGATactaatctttattttatatatatttttctttcaagaaaacaaaggTCATCTGCAAGCAGTAGTTCATATCATATGCTACAGAAACAGAAAtggtttctataaataaaaagaaaactgctTCAGATAATGACTGTCATATAATCAATTATCACTTCCAGAGGTTAAGGTAGGCCCTCACTCAGTAGTGATATGCTAGTCTTACTGAGTTCGAcaatattctcattttttctttttatgatttttaccTGCTCTAAGTAAATGCatatataactaatttatatgttgatattaaataattgatgtatatatttgattatttgatCCTAACAATTATATGCCTCACCTaagtgatttttatttttattttttgtttttgaaaaatggaaaagataacaaaaagagaaaagaacatACCCGTCTAGCAAATGCAAGTGAGCCTCCAAGTTGTGAGCACAAACCGGGTCAACCGTATCTTTCAAAAACGGAGAGTTTTTATGATCCAGAGCCAACTCCACTCCAATATGAGAATAGCACCACGGCAATCCTTCAGCCAGCTTCATCAGCATCGGCGGCACTTGTTCATTAAATAAGAACCCTGGAGCCTTAGGCACTACATCATGCACATTCACCACCCTCAACACTTTCACTCCTAATGATTCTATCCTTTCCTTAAATCTCACATTCCCGACCCGGGGACCCGAATATGAAAATACACAAACCGGCAAAGCTCTGCCATCTTGCATTAGGTGCAACCCTGTTTCAACGATATCGTATGCACTTAACATAGCCAAAGCACTGCCTAAACTGTGTCCTGTAATCGTAATGCTTATTTCTTCGTTAACATACATTTCTGTCAGCCGTTTAACCTCAGTTAAAATCTGTTCTCTAGCTGAGAACTTACAGAATCTGCAGTTCACTTCTTTGTCTGTATAGAGATCTAAAAACCCTGATTCAACTTTCACTGTTGGCTCTGGACATGGGATTTTGTTGCCGTTAACGGGTTTGAGAAAATCCATCAAATCTGCAATCCATTCGAGACGCGTAACTGTGCCTCTCCAGGCAATGGTGATATCACGGCGGCCTAAACGTTTAGTCGTTTCGTCGTTAGAAACGGCGACGTATCCAATCCAGTTAGCTTTGTTGCTCCACATTTTAGGCCACCGTGATCGCTTGAAGAAATTAGGGAGGTTGATATTATTTACAGCGTAGAGGTATCTAGTGACTTCATAGCCATGATGTGTCATACCAAGTGACTCGAAAAACCTACGCCGAACGAATCTGCAACTGCCGCAGTATTTGGAATAAGGGTCGTAATCGAAAGCGTCGTAGCAAGCTTGTGCCATCTCGCCGTATCGGATTAATTCTGATCGTAAAAGTGGGTCAACTGGATCGAGTAAGCCTACCCAGTCATCTTGACCATGGATTTCTCTCCAAACATTAGCTAATTTTCTTCCAGATTCTCGTTTGCTATGAGTTGCCGAGTAACTACTGAGGAATTCTTGTTCTTGCAgggtttcttctttttctagcTCTGTAATAATAGAGGATAAAGACTCGTTTGGTGGTGACAAAACTCGAGGTATAGTAATAGCAGGTGTACTACTTCTGGTAGCGAAATCAATAGATTTCGTACGGCTAATTAAAGGAGATGGTGTAGAGAAACAATTTTCTGATTGGAAAAGAAGAGGATTGTTGGACAGAGAAATGGCCATCGAGTTGTGTGGGTCAAATGTGgtgatgaataatttaggAGAGGAAGGAGGTAGAGAGATGCGTATGGTATGCTCATCATAGATATAGCTGTTCCCAggctcttttattttattttttctttttctatatattttatctattttatttatttaccatGTGACACACGAGGATTGCTGAATAGTCAGCAAGGTCACGTTTTGTACTGTTGAAAAGGTTAGGAGAAGTATCAGGGTAAATGGATTTCCTTTTTGACGGTTAGtctttgtaattattattttttataaaaagtaagtattcttttattaattaataaaaa
The Ricinus communis isolate WT05 ecotype wild-type chromosome 1, ASM1957865v1, whole genome shotgun sequence DNA segment above includes these coding regions:
- the LOC8274733 gene encoding U3 small nucleolar RNA-associated protein 18 homolog isoform X2 — translated: MGYGSEKAMSLISQNVGSKNRVKTKKEETDGPAFMEGNEENNEDGRDSELAMSRAKKRRREKEEQLEVDEGKEMKRLENFLFGSLYSPIEFGNDEEEKAHDEVENGSALFFVDRSASTELCVYKEESEVLEKSDVDEEPRQRKPVWVDEEEAKTTIDIAHTNRLRKLRKEDSENLISGREYVARLRAHHAKLNPGTEWARLDLQSRNNGSYDDESSDEENGIVTARGYEVAETFDDVFRTNEDLVVKSRKKLLPGILEYSRLVDANAQEASNGPINSVQFHRNAQLLLAAGLDRRLRFFQIDGKRNTKIQSIFIDDCPIRKASFLPDGSQVIIAGRRKFFYSFDLVNAKVDKIGPLVGREEKSLEFFEVSPDSSTIAFVGNEGYILLVSSKTKELIGTLKMNGTARALAFSGNGQQLLSHGGDGQVYHWDLRTRTCIHKAVDEGCINGTALSASPNGSLFAAGSDGGIVNVYNNELFLGGNRKPIKTIDNLTTKVDFMKFSNDAQILAICSHMKKNSLKLIHLPSYTVFSNWPPGNTTLHFPRCLDFSPGGGFMAVGNAAGKVLLYKLHHYQHA
- the LOC8274733 gene encoding U3 small nucleolar RNA-associated protein 18 homolog isoform X1 translates to MLTNKAMVPGSEKAMSLISQNVGSKNRVKTKKEETDGPAFMEGNEENNEDGRDSELAMSRAKKRRREKEEQLEVDEGKEMKRLENFLFGSLYSPIEFGNDEEEKAHDEVENGSALFFVDRSASTELCVYKEESEVLEKSDVDEEPRQRKPVWVDEEEAKTTIDIAHTNRLRKLRKEDSENLISGREYVARLRAHHAKLNPGTEWARLDLQSRNNGSYDDESSDEENGIVTARGYEVAETFDDVFRTNEDLVVKSRKKLLPGILEYSRLVDANAQEASNGPINSVQFHRNAQLLLAAGLDRRLRFFQIDGKRNTKIQSIFIDDCPIRKASFLPDGSQVIIAGRRKFFYSFDLVNAKVDKIGPLVGREEKSLEFFEVSPDSSTIAFVGNEGYILLVSSKTKELIGTLKMNGTARALAFSGNGQQLLSHGGDGQVYHWDLRTRTCIHKAVDEGCINGTALSASPNGSLFAAGSDGGIVNVYNNELFLGGNRKPIKTIDNLTTKVDFMKFSNDAQILAICSHMKKNSLKLIHLPSYTVFSNWPPGNTTLHFPRCLDFSPGGGFMAVGNAAGKVLLYKLHHYQHA
- the LOC8274733 gene encoding U3 small nucleolar RNA-associated protein 18 homolog isoform X3 gives rise to the protein MSLISQNVGSKNRVKTKKEETDGPAFMEGNEENNEDGRDSELAMSRAKKRRREKEEQLEVDEGKEMKRLENFLFGSLYSPIEFGNDEEEKAHDEVENGSALFFVDRSASTELCVYKEESEVLEKSDVDEEPRQRKPVWVDEEEAKTTIDIAHTNRLRKLRKEDSENLISGREYVARLRAHHAKLNPGTEWARLDLQSRNNGSYDDESSDEENGIVTARGYEVAETFDDVFRTNEDLVVKSRKKLLPGILEYSRLVDANAQEASNGPINSVQFHRNAQLLLAAGLDRRLRFFQIDGKRNTKIQSIFIDDCPIRKASFLPDGSQVIIAGRRKFFYSFDLVNAKVDKIGPLVGREEKSLEFFEVSPDSSTIAFVGNEGYILLVSSKTKELIGTLKMNGTARALAFSGNGQQLLSHGGDGQVYHWDLRTRTCIHKAVDEGCINGTALSASPNGSLFAAGSDGGIVNVYNNELFLGGNRKPIKTIDNLTTKVDFMKFSNDAQILAICSHMKKNSLKLIHLPSYTVFSNWPPGNTTLHFPRCLDFSPGGGFMAVGNAAGKVLLYKLHHYQHA
- the LOC8274731 gene encoding phospholipase A1-Igamma2, chloroplastic, producing MAISLSNNPLLFQSENCFSTPSPLISRTKSIDFATRSSTPAITIPRVLSPPNESLSSIITELEKEETLQEQEFLSSYSATHSKRESGRKLANVWREIHGQDDWVGLLDPVDPLLRSELIRYGEMAQACYDAFDYDPYSKYCGSCRFVRRRFFESLGMTHHGYEVTRYLYAVNNINLPNFFKRSRWPKMWSNKANWIGYVAVSNDETTKRLGRRDITIAWRGTVTRLEWIADLMDFLKPVNGNKIPCPEPTVKVESGFLDLYTDKEVNCRFCKFSAREQILTEVKRLTEMYVNEEISITITGHSLGSALAMLSAYDIVETGLHLMQDGRALPVCVFSYSGPRVGNVRFKERIESLGVKVLRVVNVHDVVPKAPGFLFNEQVPPMLMKLAEGLPWCYSHIGVELALDHKNSPFLKDTVDPVCAHNLEAHLHLLDGYHGKGQRFVLASGRDPALVNKASDFLKDHYLVPPFWRQDENKGMIMNNDGRWVQPERPKLDDHPSDMHHHLKKLGLSSSEC